The following are encoded together in the Acidobacteriota bacterium genome:
- a CDS encoding 4Fe-4S binding protein has protein sequence MFKKRPPAALPPRPGADAWVIGEVEASCGSRIFEDGQPGEALSAAQGSAMSGRRSAAILRGSLESALPALRLAASRQVALVVHALGEADHSACHLAAESGCFLLMPEDAQQAADLTLLAHRVSEQSLVPAVLVHDWPDVPNEENDLPEEWEASLDLPSQRLVRRYLGQEDDSIDSPSEAQFQIFGEFRRRVPRWIDPDHPVAWSSRPAADTAAQVGREVFFRQQVADLARQAMDELARQTDRPLSPLRAYQIDKAAQVIVAQGAAFHQACRLASRLKRDQGRRVGVLGLTFLRPFSSYELRDALSHRPLLTVLERVPLLYDSEAPLRRQITAVLGSWDDAWVTAHLPGAFHGIELPLSALLAEQRDRPGRRSRVVLGLPAGPGESPFPKRESLLAAVRNAYPQLQRLSLQGDGQDEPRMAAGPGQSPEGKEPDIPPLVRRLGPGEHNFHSLAAFWGDLAQPLREGAYEGFPDPLFTLGSVPSSSAALAPAAEGDSLPVLDPDQCTGCGHCWTLCPDSAISATVLDLRTWLDHAIKPLAKHPQGSTLRRVMGKWVNHIASRLGEDQALTADLVLEAYQEVAPDAPDEDPSDLLDSLRTALEEATAPACILTERFFAEPESRKQGQGAVLFMAFNPSTCRACRACIEECPEEALTAAPRDDNTTGPAAQAWRTLESFPDTPGPIIAEALRAARQQDAPGAGGRLAPAAGQPDDLRAGGRHISAAGQQDEPRAGGRRIPAAILTNGQETDAPELSEAAQARLPYPAWTRLASILLSRHCAQAQLGGGDSEPGSGSRLAGRLIAAIAEYAGQQQASRRVRRVQELTGQVHDRLHKLLSAGLDAADPELLESALGELDESETRLARLDEALAKQGQSIRLDRDKMADLARLERQLQDAAWRLEEGPSRLGRARFQVVIAGASTAPWAARYPWHPFHAPLVADLSQQGIDLTLGLAESSARRAVEEARLLRSARLKSQDPPDLKDQLQQLNQLAWADLEDEERAACVPILLLTDPETLAAHSLASLSRLMTAPYPIKVILLRGGSISAAMGDMWSSLTRSMFFPEVFLLSSTPAHPAHLCEGFEAALQYPGPALIGLYSPSPRRDGFPPSDCLKQARQAAQTRLHPLFKRDPRSEGVPDGKQQEKEREEVEESRESLQTQHQDRRAQDRHSFQQQVADALRRRLRQLAGIDS, from the coding sequence ATGTTTAAGAAGCGTCCTCCGGCAGCGCTGCCCCCGCGTCCTGGGGCGGACGCCTGGGTGATCGGCGAGGTGGAGGCCTCCTGCGGGTCGAGAATTTTTGAGGACGGGCAGCCCGGCGAAGCCCTGTCGGCGGCCCAGGGAAGCGCCATGAGCGGACGGCGCAGCGCCGCCATCCTGCGGGGAAGCCTTGAGTCGGCTCTCCCCGCTCTGCGCCTGGCTGCATCCAGACAGGTTGCGCTGGTCGTCCACGCCCTGGGCGAAGCCGATCACAGCGCCTGCCACCTGGCCGCTGAAAGCGGATGCTTCCTGCTCATGCCCGAGGACGCTCAACAGGCCGCCGACCTGACCCTGCTGGCCCATCGGGTTTCGGAGCAGTCGCTGGTCCCGGCGGTGCTGGTCCACGACTGGCCCGACGTTCCGAATGAAGAGAACGACCTGCCCGAGGAATGGGAAGCGTCCCTGGATCTGCCTTCCCAGCGCCTCGTCCGACGCTATCTGGGGCAGGAGGACGACTCCATCGACTCGCCTTCTGAGGCCCAGTTCCAGATCTTCGGCGAATTCCGCCGCCGAGTCCCCCGCTGGATCGATCCCGACCATCCGGTGGCCTGGAGTTCCCGACCCGCCGCCGACACCGCAGCCCAGGTGGGACGCGAGGTCTTCTTCCGCCAGCAGGTGGCTGATTTGGCCCGCCAGGCCATGGACGAGCTGGCCCGGCAAACGGACCGTCCGCTTTCGCCTCTGCGCGCCTATCAAATCGACAAGGCCGCGCAGGTCATCGTCGCTCAGGGAGCCGCCTTCCACCAGGCCTGCCGCTTAGCCAGCCGCCTCAAGCGGGACCAGGGCCGCAGGGTGGGCGTGCTGGGATTGACTTTTTTACGTCCCTTCTCCTCCTACGAGCTGCGGGACGCGCTTTCACACCGGCCTCTTCTGACGGTGCTGGAACGCGTCCCGCTGCTCTACGACTCCGAGGCCCCTCTGCGCCGCCAGATCACTGCCGTCCTGGGAAGCTGGGACGATGCGTGGGTCACCGCCCACCTGCCCGGAGCTTTCCATGGCATCGAACTTCCTCTGTCGGCCCTGCTGGCCGAGCAGCGAGACCGCCCCGGCCGGCGCTCGCGCGTGGTGCTGGGACTCCCAGCGGGTCCCGGCGAGAGCCCCTTCCCCAAGCGCGAGAGCTTGCTGGCGGCGGTCCGCAACGCCTACCCCCAGTTGCAGAGGTTGTCGCTGCAAGGGGACGGACAGGACGAGCCCCGCATGGCCGCGGGTCCCGGCCAGAGCCCCGAAGGGAAGGAGCCCGACATCCCTCCCCTCGTCCGCCGCCTGGGCCCGGGCGAGCACAACTTTCATAGCCTGGCCGCCTTCTGGGGAGACCTGGCCCAACCCCTTCGCGAAGGCGCCTACGAAGGCTTTCCCGACCCGCTTTTCACGCTGGGATCGGTCCCTTCCAGCAGCGCGGCCTTGGCGCCGGCGGCGGAAGGCGACTCGCTGCCCGTCCTCGACCCCGACCAATGCACGGGGTGCGGACACTGCTGGACGCTCTGTCCCGACTCGGCCATTTCCGCCACCGTCCTGGACCTGCGCACCTGGCTCGATCACGCCATCAAGCCGCTGGCCAAGCATCCCCAGGGCTCTACGCTGCGCCGGGTGATGGGCAAGTGGGTCAACCACATCGCCTCCCGCCTGGGTGAGGACCAGGCCCTGACTGCCGACCTCGTCCTGGAGGCCTATCAGGAGGTGGCTCCGGACGCTCCCGATGAAGACCCGTCCGACTTGCTGGACTCTCTGCGGACCGCGCTCGAGGAGGCCACGGCACCTGCCTGCATACTCACCGAGCGTTTCTTCGCCGAGCCGGAATCGCGCAAGCAAGGCCAGGGGGCAGTGCTCTTCATGGCCTTCAACCCCTCCACCTGCCGCGCCTGCCGCGCCTGCATCGAGGAATGCCCCGAAGAGGCCCTGACCGCCGCTCCCCGCGATGACAACACCACCGGCCCGGCGGCCCAGGCCTGGCGCACCCTGGAGTCTTTCCCCGACACCCCGGGCCCCATCATCGCCGAAGCCCTCCGCGCAGCCCGCCAGCAAGACGCCCCCGGTGCCGGTGGAAGGCTTGCACCCGCAGCCGGCCAGCCAGACGACCTCCGGGCTGGTGGCAGGCACATCTCCGCGGCCGGCCAGCAGGATGAACCCAGGGCTGGTGGGAGGCGCATCCCTGCGGCGATCCTGACAAACGGCCAAGAAACCGACGCGCCCGAACTGAGCGAAGCCGCTCAAGCCAGACTCCCCTACCCCGCCTGGACCCGCCTGGCCTCAATACTCCTCTCACGCCACTGCGCCCAAGCCCAGCTCGGCGGCGGCGACAGCGAGCCCGGCAGCGGCTCCCGCTTGGCCGGACGCCTGATAGCCGCCATAGCCGAGTACGCCGGACAGCAGCAGGCCTCCCGCCGCGTCCGCCGTGTGCAGGAACTGACGGGCCAAGTCCACGACCGCCTCCACAAGCTGCTTAGCGCCGGACTCGATGCCGCCGATCCCGAGTTGCTGGAATCGGCCTTGGGCGAACTGGACGAATCGGAAACCCGCCTGGCCCGCCTCGACGAAGCCTTGGCCAAGCAGGGTCAGAGCATCCGCCTCGACCGCGACAAGATGGCCGATCTGGCCCGCCTGGAGCGCCAGTTACAGGACGCCGCCTGGCGCCTGGAAGAAGGCCCCTCGCGCCTGGGGCGGGCGCGTTTTCAGGTGGTGATCGCCGGAGCCTCAACGGCCCCATGGGCCGCACGCTACCCCTGGCACCCATTCCATGCGCCTCTGGTGGCCGATCTCTCCCAGCAAGGCATCGATCTGACGTTGGGACTGGCCGAGTCGTCGGCCCGCCGGGCCGTCGAGGAAGCCCGCCTGCTGCGTTCCGCCCGGCTCAAGTCTCAAGACCCGCCCGACCTCAAGGATCAGCTTCAGCAACTCAACCAGCTCGCTTGGGCGGATCTCGAGGATGAAGAACGCGCCGCCTGCGTCCCCATCCTGCTGCTCACGGACCCGGAGACCCTGGCCGCCCATTCGCTGGCCTCCCTGAGCCGGCTCATGACCGCCCCCTATCCCATCAAGGTCATCCTCCTGCGGGGCGGATCCATCTCTGCGGCGATGGGCGATATGTGGTCATCGCTGACCCGGTCCATGTTCTTCCCCGAGGTCTTCCTTTTGAGTTCCACGCCAGCCCACCCGGCTCACCTGTGCGAAGGATTTGAGGCTGCCCTTCAATACCCCGGTCCCGCCCTTATCGGACTCTACTCCCCGAGCCCCAGACGCGACGGATTTCCGCCCAGCGATTGCCTGAAACAGGCCCGACAAGCCGCGCAAACGCGCCTCCACCCGCTTTTCAAGCGCGACCCGCGCAGCGAAGGAGTGCCGGACGGCAAACAACAAGAGAAAGAGAGGGAAGAAGTCGAAGAAAGCCGAGAGTCGCTCCAAACCCAACACCAGGACCGCCGCGCGCAGGACCGGCACAGCTTTCAACAGCAGGTGGCTGATGCCCTGCGCCGGCGCCTCCGCCAGTTAGCGGGCATCGATTCTTAG
- a CDS encoding RnfABCDGE type electron transport complex subunit B, whose product METIAAAALIMTSLAGVFGILLALADHFLKVEEDPRLEQLDDMLPGNNCGACGEPGCHAFAEKLLAGEVPPAKCTVSNAQALEEIASLLGVEVGAEVHRVARLKCAGGHGRVAELAAYQGMESCRASVLVNGGGRACSWGCLGLGDCKQVCDFDAIFMNSQGLPTVIADACTACGDCVDVCPLDLFEIHPVTHRLFVQCNSPLEGEAARLRCGVTCDGCGRCAADAPQSVEMLGGLPKIDYDGPAEPPEKATYRCPTGAIVYFDDSGQQFPDSIPHWMKPRDEEERHV is encoded by the coding sequence ATGGAGACCATCGCCGCCGCCGCTCTCATCATGACCTCGCTGGCCGGGGTCTTCGGAATCCTGCTGGCGCTGGCCGACCACTTCCTCAAAGTGGAGGAAGATCCGCGCCTGGAGCAGCTCGACGACATGCTGCCGGGCAACAACTGCGGAGCCTGCGGCGAGCCCGGCTGCCACGCCTTCGCCGAGAAACTGCTGGCCGGGGAAGTGCCGCCCGCCAAGTGCACCGTCAGCAACGCCCAAGCGCTGGAGGAGATCGCCTCGCTGCTGGGCGTCGAGGTGGGGGCCGAAGTCCACCGCGTGGCCCGCCTCAAGTGCGCCGGCGGACACGGACGGGTGGCCGAGCTGGCCGCCTATCAAGGCATGGAGTCGTGCCGCGCCTCCGTCCTCGTCAACGGCGGCGGACGCGCCTGCTCCTGGGGATGCCTGGGGCTGGGCGACTGCAAGCAGGTCTGCGACTTCGACGCCATCTTTATGAACAGCCAGGGGCTCCCCACCGTCATCGCCGACGCCTGCACCGCCTGCGGCGACTGCGTGGACGTCTGCCCCCTGGATCTTTTCGAGATCCACCCTGTTACCCACCGCCTCTTCGTGCAGTGCAATTCCCCGCTGGAGGGCGAAGCGGCCCGCCTGCGCTGCGGAGTCACCTGCGACGGCTGCGGACGCTGCGCCGCTGACGCTCCCCAAAGCGTGGAGATGCTGGGCGGACTGCCCAAGATCGACTACGACGGTCCCGCCGAGCCTCCCGAGAAGGCCACCTACCGCTGCCCCACCGGAGCCATCGTCTATTTCGACGATAGCGGACAGCAGTTCCCCGACAGCATCCCCCACTGGATGAAGCCCAGGGACGAGGAGGAGCGACATGTTTAA